A stretch of Girardinichthys multiradiatus isolate DD_20200921_A chromosome 20, DD_fGirMul_XY1, whole genome shotgun sequence DNA encodes these proteins:
- the LOC124857082 gene encoding putative methyltransferase-like protein 7A, with amino-acid sequence MSLAIRFWTLVVNMLCIPMHVINAVGLYKVYKRVFPMILQSFSGSYNQKMHERKVELFRSLSEFIKPGGKLTILEIGCGTGTNFQFYPPGCKVICTDPNPHFQKYLEKSMKENEQLTFDRFVVTSGEDMSSVGDESVDVVVCTLVLCTVRDVPQTLREVHRILRPGGAFFFLEHVVADSSTWAYFFQQVLQPVWYYFGDGCKVTRETWKYLEGAGFSELKLKHVEAPLVFILKAHIVGSAVK; translated from the exons ATGAGTCTAGCGATAAGATTTTGGACCCTGGTGGTCAACATGTTGTGTATTCCGATGCATGTGATCAATGCGGTCGGTTTGTATAAAGTGTACAAACGCGTCTTTCCCATGATTCTGCAAAGCTTCTCAGGAAGTTACAACCAAAAAATGCATGAAAGGAAAGTAGAGTTGTTTCGCAGTCTGTCAGAGTTCATCAAGCCTGGTGGAAAGCTCACAATTCTGGAAATCGGCTGCGGCACTGGGacaaattttcagttttatccGCCTGGCTGCAAGGTGATCTGCACTGATCCGAACCCGCACTTCCAGAAATATCTGGAGAAAAGCATGAAGGAGAACGAGCAACTCACCTTTGACCGATTCGTGGTGACCTCGGGGGAAGACATGTCGTCTGTGGGGGATGAATCGGTGGACGTTGTTGTGTGCACCCTGGTGTTGTGCACAGTCCGAGATGTCCCGCAAACCCTGAGAGAGGTGCACCGCATACTGCGACCA GGTGGTGCCTTCTTTTTCTTAGAGCACGTGGTTGCAGACTCCTCAACATGGGCATACTTCTTCCAGCAGGTCCTCCAGCCTGTGTGGTATTACTTTGGGGATGGATGCAAGGTCACCCGGGAAACCTGGAAATACTTGGAGGGAGCTGGTTTCTCTGAGCTCAAACTCAAACATGTTGAAGCACCACTTGTCTTTATTCTCAAAGCGCACATAGTAGGCTCTGCTGTGAAATAA